The following proteins are co-located in the Fimbriiglobus ruber genome:
- a CDS encoding ABC-F family ATP-binding cassette domain-containing protein, which produces MLLMSCTNLSRGYDANPLFEDVAFELHAGDRVGFVGPNGAGKTTLMKILSGVDTPDTGAVRVHAGARLGMLLQVAEFPPGRTLFQEAKSAFDEQLATQNELVEVAEQLSTCTDETQRKQLAARFDRLNEILHAQDAYQLDHKVADVLSGLGFLEADYDREVLTFSGGQQRRLLLAKLLLSAPDVMLLDEPSNHLDIATTEWLEDYLAHQPQGMIVISHDRYFLDKVSTRIFELHNQKITAYPGNYHQYVRLRDERYERQLKEWESQREFIEKQEEYIRRAHYGQLAKQAQSRMKVLDKLETVDRPTRVEGPNIHFSEVSRSGDVVFHVEDLGKRFGDKVLFKDLNFDVQRGKRLGIMGPNGCGKTTLLKILLGDEEPTAGEVQRGHLVFPGYLDQHLKLLPEDQQVIRAVWPEPDPSITEQKMRDLLGAFGLQGEIVEQKVGLLSGGERSRAALAKLTVAGANVLILDEPTNHLDLWACDSLEDAIRAFEGTVIVVSHDRYFLNRVADLLVVFDGGRVEVVYGNYDTYQLLVNARAEAAKAAGTKAGNQSRKGDVAPSTSAANADTGALGKTKRKRKYPYRKVAELEVDVAKTEAQITALEASLVSPEIYKDGSKVTKTMNDLEAAKTKLAQLYEHWEEAVELNG; this is translated from the coding sequence ATGCTGTTGATGAGTTGTACCAACCTGTCTCGCGGGTACGATGCGAATCCCTTATTCGAGGACGTGGCGTTCGAGCTGCACGCCGGGGACCGGGTCGGGTTCGTCGGGCCGAACGGTGCCGGCAAGACGACTCTAATGAAGATCCTGTCCGGCGTGGACACGCCAGACACGGGAGCGGTCCGCGTCCACGCCGGCGCACGGCTCGGCATGCTCCTTCAGGTGGCCGAATTTCCCCCGGGCCGCACTCTCTTTCAGGAAGCCAAGTCCGCGTTCGACGAGCAACTCGCCACGCAGAACGAGTTGGTCGAAGTGGCCGAGCAGCTTTCAACCTGCACGGACGAGACACAGCGCAAGCAACTCGCTGCCCGCTTCGACCGGCTGAACGAAATCCTCCACGCGCAAGACGCCTACCAGCTCGACCACAAGGTCGCCGACGTTCTTTCCGGCCTCGGCTTTCTCGAAGCCGATTACGACCGCGAAGTGCTGACCTTCAGCGGCGGTCAGCAGCGCCGCCTGTTACTGGCCAAGTTGCTCCTCTCGGCCCCGGACGTCATGCTCCTGGACGAACCGAGCAACCACCTCGACATTGCCACGACCGAATGGCTCGAAGACTACCTGGCCCACCAGCCCCAGGGCATGATTGTCATCAGCCACGACCGGTACTTTCTCGACAAAGTCTCCACCCGGATCTTTGAACTCCATAACCAGAAAATCACCGCGTACCCCGGGAATTACCACCAATACGTCCGCCTGCGCGACGAGCGCTACGAGCGGCAGTTGAAGGAGTGGGAGTCGCAGCGCGAGTTCATCGAGAAGCAGGAAGAGTACATCCGCCGCGCTCACTACGGGCAATTGGCGAAACAGGCCCAGTCGCGCATGAAGGTGCTGGACAAGCTCGAAACGGTCGACCGCCCGACCCGCGTGGAAGGGCCGAACATCCATTTCAGCGAGGTGTCGCGGTCCGGTGACGTGGTATTTCACGTCGAAGACCTCGGCAAGCGGTTCGGCGACAAGGTGTTGTTCAAGGATCTGAATTTCGACGTGCAGCGCGGCAAGCGGCTCGGGATCATGGGCCCGAACGGCTGCGGCAAGACGACCTTGCTCAAGATTCTTCTGGGCGACGAGGAGCCGACAGCCGGCGAGGTCCAGCGCGGGCACCTCGTTTTCCCGGGCTACCTCGACCAGCACCTCAAGCTACTCCCCGAAGACCAACAAGTGATCCGGGCCGTCTGGCCGGAGCCCGACCCTTCGATCACCGAGCAGAAAATGCGCGACCTGCTCGGCGCCTTCGGCCTCCAGGGCGAAATCGTCGAGCAGAAAGTCGGTCTCCTGTCCGGCGGCGAGCGGAGCCGGGCCGCGCTGGCGAAGCTCACCGTTGCCGGCGCGAACGTGTTGATCCTGGACGAACCGACCAACCACCTCGACTTATGGGCATGCGACTCGCTCGAAGATGCGATCCGGGCCTTCGAGGGGACCGTGATCGTGGTCAGCCACGACCGCTATTTCCTCAACAGGGTGGCCGATTTGCTCGTGGTCTTCGACGGCGGCCGGGTCGAGGTCGTGTACGGGAATTACGACACGTATCAATTGCTGGTCAACGCCCGCGCCGAAGCGGCCAAGGCCGCCGGCACCAAGGCAGGCAACCAGTCGCGCAAGGGTGACGTTGCTCCGTCAACTTCCGCTGCTAACGCGGACACTGGTGCCTTGGGCAAGACCAAGCGAAAGCGCAAATACCCGTACCGGAAGGTCGCGGAACTGGAAGTGGATGTGGCGAAAACGGAGGCACAAATCACCGCCCTCGAAGCATCGCTCGTTTCCCCGGAAATCTACAAGGACGGCTCGAAGGTCACGAAGACCATGAACGACCTGGAAGCGGCGAAAACGAAGCTGGCCCAGCTTTACGAACACTGGGAAGAGGCGGTCGAATTGAACGGCTGA
- a CDS encoding pyridoxal phosphate-dependent aminotransferase, with protein sequence MPVPFWLKKLLVRTGTAQFLPAAKRLADGDTDSLRYYSDRVLGAPIAGLLDPATFPAAGAGVINLDQAAPSFDSPVSGGRLAADRQGNPHPWGQPALRTAVADLYRRRDGRTLDPTRDVLITHGATGAYAAVLDAFVNPGNKVVLFDPCSPLFALGAKSRRAAVRWVPTRTEDGKLKFEADVFARAMRGAKLLVVSDPGNPTGATLGEEELGQIAWAANRSDALIYLDESFSRVRYEGDPCPLATLPGADRRTLSAGSLTQGYGLGSARVGWLTGPHRLIRACTLTANLSAPYVPTICQQIALRAVQAEEELFGPVLEEFRARRKYAFERLKTLGFTPTWPAGGFFFWVSVAELGFDGRTFAERLQKEQGVLVGPGCAFGPSGGSFVRISFAAEDGRLREGLGRLATFIEGLKEKTAVEPRTKPAPTDGAAVETEVGEEKEKAPPAFSRV encoded by the coding sequence ATGCCCGTTCCGTTTTGGTTGAAGAAGCTGCTGGTCCGCACGGGCACCGCACAGTTCCTGCCCGCCGCGAAACGCCTCGCCGACGGCGATACCGACTCCCTCCGGTATTACTCCGACCGCGTCCTCGGCGCCCCAATCGCGGGCCTGCTCGACCCGGCCACCTTCCCGGCCGCCGGCGCGGGCGTCATCAACCTCGATCAGGCGGCCCCGTCGTTCGATTCGCCCGTCTCCGGCGGCCGACTCGCGGCCGACCGACAAGGGAACCCGCACCCCTGGGGACAGCCCGCACTCCGCACCGCCGTCGCCGACCTCTACCGCCGCCGCGACGGCCGCACCCTCGACCCCACCCGCGACGTGCTCATCACGCACGGGGCGACCGGGGCTTACGCGGCCGTCCTCGACGCGTTCGTGAACCCGGGCAACAAGGTCGTCCTCTTCGACCCCTGCTCGCCGCTGTTCGCCCTCGGAGCCAAATCCCGGCGAGCGGCCGTCCGCTGGGTGCCGACGCGGACCGAAGACGGGAAGCTGAAGTTCGAGGCGGACGTCTTCGCCCGGGCCATGCGCGGTGCGAAGTTACTGGTCGTATCCGACCCCGGCAACCCGACCGGGGCGACACTCGGCGAAGAAGAATTGGGCCAGATCGCCTGGGCCGCGAACCGATCGGACGCCCTGATTTACCTCGACGAATCGTTCTCCCGGGTTCGGTACGAAGGCGACCCCTGCCCGCTCGCGACCCTGCCAGGCGCCGACCGCCGCACCCTCTCGGCCGGCTCACTCACGCAAGGCTACGGCCTCGGCTCGGCCCGCGTCGGCTGGTTGACCGGCCCGCACCGGCTGATTCGCGCGTGTACGCTGACCGCGAACCTGTCCGCCCCTTACGTCCCGACGATTTGCCAGCAGATCGCGTTGCGGGCTGTACAGGCCGAGGAAGAGTTGTTCGGCCCCGTCCTCGAAGAATTCCGAGCCCGCCGCAAGTACGCCTTCGAGCGTCTGAAGACGCTCGGGTTCACCCCGACGTGGCCGGCCGGCGGCTTCTTCTTCTGGGTATCCGTGGCCGAACTCGGATTCGACGGCCGGACGTTCGCCGAGCGGTTGCAGAAAGAGCAAGGCGTCCTCGTCGGCCCCGGCTGCGCGTTCGGTCCGAGCGGAGGCAGTTTTGTACGCATCAGCTTCGCAGCCGAGGACGGCCGCCTGCGCGAAGGGCTGGGCCGGTTGGCGACCTTCATTGAGGGGTTGAAGGAGAAAACCGCGGTTGAGCCGAGGACCAAGCCCGCTCCGACCGACGGTGCCGCGGTTGAGACCGAAGTGGGGGAAGAAAAGGAAAAAGCTCCGCCGGCCTTCAGCCGCGTCTGA
- a CDS encoding leucine-rich repeat domain-containing protein — protein MPYSKVIDLSPLSELTALTTLDLSETGVSDVGPLSELSALTTLNLYECRGVSDVGPLAELTALTTLDLSYTGVSDVGPLAELSALTTLNLSGCTGVSDVGPLAELTALTTLNLSWCTGVSDVGPLSELSALTTLNLSGCTGVSDVGPLSELSALTTLDLSETGVSDVGPLSELSALTTLDLSGCTGVSDVGPLSELTALTTLDLSRCTGVSDVGPLSELSALTTLNLSGCTGVSDVGPLSALTALTTLDLSGCTGVSDIGPLSELSALTTLNLSRCEGVSDVGPLSELTALTTLILSGCTDVSDVGPLSDLTALITLDLSWCTGVSDVGPLSELSALTTLDLSWCTGVSDVGPLSELSALTTLNLSRCEGVSDVGPLSELTALTTLNLSGCTGVSDVGPLSELTALTTLNLSRCEGVSDVGPLSALTALTTLDLSGCTGVSDIGPLSELTTLTTLDLSRCSNLYFGRIQKLLPRLNDLKLYQADCTDLPAAICGEESYENVLSAVRAYFDDLGADPKGDAELKVFLLGNGRVGKTKLARRLMGLDYGSDDEPSTHGVRLGTFPLEIDGLPHPIRLNLWDFGGQDIYLGSHALFLQGQAVFFLLWTHDHEQGREFEEGGFTIRDRPLAYWFDYLRGLAGIERDGRRRVESPVILVQSQCESKVDERPLPVEPAPDDFPNVYSLKYSARTNRGAGGLQDALTEAVGELYARRKQPLIGKGRAKVREQIRAMQAEPEATRKRTITRAEFDTLCEETGGISNTAEFLKFLHRSGVVFFRGGVFGDRVIIDQTWALDAVYTVFHRRAELQDAIGSARGRFTREKLDHYVWAPDRRAKNLPPYTIEEQRTFLGLMEQCGICFQVRQVSGQSQEHEYVAPELLPPWDEHRAIRFREMLKKPDATVSLRYDFLHDGVIRSFLSKLGDKVGEFGDYWKFGCWFYDKKTDSEVLIRAESSTDTTSGAGAIVLNARGPRARDLLQTLVEIVTQLPLGQAPRLDPSDFFDRTVRPTLPATPIPAKEPSPVDLLRPAFPRRTLFVSYRHGESRKYLDELIPVLETVTGNPARVVWDKNLRNDESISGFIESVRTIPVLVSLLGPSYLQSRYCLSELFGVYESSGCKLDPFRVRVLPLILDDAKIDDVIDRGRHAQHWSSKAKELGALAGDFHLADADYGMGKQMHDWGKWLGDALSTLADPLLPRGWPDIKADGFRKIRGVLEERFRKLGVD, from the coding sequence TTGCCCTACTCCAAAGTCATCGACCTCAGCCCGTTGTCCGAACTGACCGCCCTCACCACCCTCGACCTGTCAGAAACGGGCGTGTCGGACGTCGGCCCGCTGTCCGAACTGTCCGCCCTCACCACCCTGAACTTGTACGAGTGCAGGGGCGTGTCGGACGTCGGCCCGCTGGCCGAACTGACCGCCCTCACCACCCTCGACCTGTCATATACGGGCGTGTCGGACGTCGGCCCGCTGGCCGAACTGTCCGCCCTCACCACCCTGAACTTGTCCGGGTGCACGGGCGTGTCGGACGTCGGCCCGCTGGCCGAACTGACCGCCCTCACCACCCTCAACCTGTCTTGGTGCACGGGCGTGTCGGACGTCGGCCCGCTGTCCGAACTGTCCGCACTCACCACCCTGAACTTGTCCGGGTGCACGGGCGTGTCGGACGTCGGCCCGCTGTCCGAACTGTCCGCACTCACCACCCTCGACCTGTCAGAAACGGGCGTGTCGGACGTCGGCCCGCTGTCCGAACTGTCCGCCCTCACCACCCTCGACCTGTCCGGGTGCACGGGCGTGTCGGACGTCGGCCCGCTGTCCGAACTGACCGCCCTCACCACCCTCGACCTGTCCAGGTGCACGGGCGTGTCGGACGTCGGCCCGCTGTCCGAACTGTCCGCCCTCACCACCCTCAACCTGTCCGGGTGCACGGGCGTGTCGGACGTCGGCCCGCTGTCCGCACTGACCGCCCTCACCACCCTGGACCTTTCCGGGTGCACAGGCGTGTCGGACATCGGCCCGCTGTCCGAACTGTCCGCCCTCACCACCCTCAACCTGTCCAGGTGCGAGGGCGTGTCGGACGTCGGCCCGCTGTCCGAACTGACCGCCCTCACCACCCTCATCCTGTCCGGGTGCACGGACGTGTCGGACGTCGGCCCGCTGTCCGACCTGACCGCCCTCATCACCTTGGACCTGTCTTGGTGCACGGGCGTGTCGGACGTCGGCCCGCTGTCCGAACTGTCCGCCCTCACCACCTTGGACCTGTCTTGGTGCACGGGCGTGTCGGACGTCGGCCCGCTGTCCGAACTGTCCGCCCTCACCACCCTCAACCTGTCCAGGTGCGAGGGCGTGTCGGACGTCGGCCCGCTGTCCGAACTGACCGCCCTCACCACCCTCAACCTGTCCGGGTGCACGGGCGTGTCGGACGTCGGCCCGCTGTCCGAACTGACCGCCCTCACCACCCTCAACCTGTCCAGGTGCGAGGGCGTGTCGGACGTCGGCCCGCTGTCCGCACTGACCGCCCTCACCACCCTGGACCTTTCCGGGTGCACAGGCGTGTCGGACATCGGCCCGCTGTCCGAACTGACCACCCTCACCACCCTGGACCTGTCCAGGTGTAGTAATCTCTATTTCGGTCGAATACAGAAATTGTTGCCGAGACTCAATGATCTCAAGTTGTACCAGGCCGATTGCACAGATTTACCTGCCGCCATTTGTGGGGAAGAAAGTTATGAGAATGTCCTCAGTGCTGTGCGAGCTTACTTTGATGACCTCGGTGCCGATCCCAAAGGTGATGCGGAACTAAAAGTGTTTTTGCTTGGCAACGGCCGTGTGGGGAAAACGAAACTCGCTCGTCGGTTGATGGGCCTCGATTACGGTTCGGACGATGAACCTTCGACCCACGGGGTCAGGCTCGGCACGTTTCCGCTGGAGATCGACGGACTTCCACACCCGATCCGTCTGAATCTCTGGGATTTTGGCGGACAGGACATTTATCTCGGTTCGCATGCTCTTTTTCTTCAAGGGCAGGCAGTCTTTTTCTTGCTCTGGACGCACGATCACGAACAGGGTCGGGAATTCGAGGAGGGCGGCTTCACCATCCGCGACCGCCCGCTCGCTTACTGGTTCGACTACCTCCGCGGTCTGGCCGGTATCGAGCGAGACGGTCGGCGGCGGGTCGAAAGCCCGGTAATACTGGTCCAGAGCCAGTGCGAATCCAAGGTCGACGAGCGACCGCTACCGGTCGAACCGGCTCCGGATGATTTTCCGAATGTCTACAGCCTAAAGTACAGCGCGCGGACGAATCGCGGCGCGGGCGGTCTTCAGGATGCGCTGACGGAGGCGGTCGGCGAATTGTACGCCCGCCGAAAACAACCGCTGATTGGCAAGGGCCGCGCAAAGGTGCGTGAGCAGATTCGGGCCATGCAAGCGGAGCCCGAAGCGACGCGAAAGCGAACGATCACCCGGGCCGAATTCGACACGTTATGCGAGGAGACGGGCGGAATCAGCAATACGGCCGAGTTCCTCAAATTTCTCCACCGAAGTGGCGTCGTCTTTTTCCGCGGCGGTGTGTTCGGGGACCGGGTCATTATCGACCAGACCTGGGCATTGGACGCGGTTTACACCGTCTTCCACCGGCGGGCCGAGTTGCAAGACGCGATCGGTTCAGCTCGGGGCCGGTTCACCCGCGAAAAATTGGATCACTACGTTTGGGCACCCGACCGGCGGGCGAAAAACCTTCCGCCTTACACGATCGAAGAGCAGCGGACGTTTCTGGGATTGATGGAACAGTGTGGCATCTGCTTCCAAGTGCGTCAGGTGTCGGGCCAGAGCCAAGAACACGAATACGTCGCCCCAGAGTTGCTTCCGCCCTGGGACGAACACCGGGCGATCCGCTTTCGCGAGATGTTGAAAAAGCCCGACGCGACCGTTTCGCTCCGCTACGATTTCCTCCACGATGGCGTGATCCGCAGCTTTCTGTCGAAGCTCGGCGACAAGGTTGGCGAATTCGGCGATTACTGGAAGTTCGGCTGCTGGTTTTATGACAAGAAGACCGACAGCGAAGTGCTGATTCGGGCCGAGTCGTCGACCGACACCACGAGCGGGGCAGGGGCTATTGTCCTGAATGCCCGCGGTCCCCGGGCCAGGGACTTGCTCCAAACGCTCGTGGAAATCGTGACTCAGTTGCCGTTAGGCCAGGCTCCGCGACTCGATCCGTCCGATTTCTTCGACCGCACCGTGCGGCCCACTCTGCCGGCTACACCGATCCCAGCCAAGGAACCATCGCCGGTCGACCTTCTCCGGCCGGCGTTTCCGCGGCGGACACTCTTCGTCTCGTACCGACACGGCGAAAGCCGGAAGTATCTCGATGAACTCATTCCGGTGCTGGAAACCGTCACCGGCAATCCGGCTCGAGTTGTCTGGGACAAGAACCTCCGAAACGACGAGTCGATCTCCGGCTTCATCGAGTCGGTACGCACCATCCCCGTGCTGGTGTCACTGCTCGGCCCGAGTTACCTCCAGTCGCGGTACTGCCTGAGCGAGTTGTTTGGGGTGTATGAGTCGAGTGGGTGCAAATTGGACCCGTTTCGGGTGCGTGTGCTGCCGTTGATTCTCGACGACGCCAAGATCGATGACGTTATCGACCGCGGCCGCCACGCCCAACATTGGTCGAGCAAGGCGAAAGAACTCGGCGCATTGGCTGGTGACTTCCACCTTGCAGACGCGGATTACGGGATGGGCAAACAGATGCACGATTGGGGCAAGTGGCTCGGAGACGCACTTTCCACCCTGGCCGATCCGCTCTTGCCGCGCGGTTGGCCTGATATCAAAGCCGACGGCTTCCGCAAGATCCGTGGAGTTCTGGAAGAACGATTCCGCAAACTCGGGGTCGATTAG
- a CDS encoding macro domain-containing protein: MTEIRYLQGDATCPQAAGNKIVAHVCNDIGAWGAGFVLAISARWSGPEVEYRKWHAGRSENDFALGAVQLVQVESYIWVANMIGQRGIHTGSKGPPVRYPAIDTALAAVGDAAKMLGASVHLPRIGCGLAGGKWEEIEPLLVKNLCDRGVRVTVYDFKK; encoded by the coding sequence GTGACCGAGATCCGATACCTCCAGGGCGACGCGACCTGCCCGCAGGCGGCCGGCAACAAAATCGTCGCGCACGTCTGCAACGACATCGGAGCCTGGGGCGCCGGGTTCGTCCTGGCGATTTCGGCACGCTGGTCGGGACCGGAGGTCGAATACCGGAAGTGGCACGCGGGCCGGTCGGAAAACGACTTCGCGCTCGGGGCCGTGCAACTCGTCCAGGTCGAGTCGTACATCTGGGTCGCGAACATGATCGGCCAGCGCGGCATCCACACCGGGTCCAAAGGCCCGCCGGTGCGTTATCCCGCAATCGATACGGCTCTGGCGGCGGTCGGCGATGCGGCAAAGATGCTCGGTGCGTCGGTCCACCTGCCTCGGATCGGCTGCGGACTGGCGGGCGGGAAGTGGGAAGAGATCGAGCCGCTTCTTGTCAAAAACCTATGCGATCGCGGCGTGCGCGTGACAGTCTACGACTTTAAAAAATAA
- a CDS encoding DUF1501 domain-containing protein, producing the protein MTPIPHVPAFASRRDFLRLAGSGFGAVALAALARAEEERAAGPFAPKPSHFPTKVKSVIFLFMEGGPSHIDLFDPKPELQKRAGQPLPASFGKVLTPMGTGGNKLLATKRKWAKHGKSGLDVSDWLPKMATHADDLCVLRACWADGLNHVGSVCQMNTGSVLAGRPSLGSWALYGLGTVNQNLPGYVVLTDGTAEVSGGARNWSTGYMPATYQGTQFRSGSNPVLNLTTPADVGADRQREKLGLIAKLNNIHRRSRADDSQLDARQSAYELAFRMQATAPEAVDLSKEDEKTKESYGLNAKETAEFGHRCLLARRLVERGVRFVQVYCGAGSAWDAHGDIEGNHTRMCRRADHPTAALLADLKQRGLLDSTLVIWGGEFGRTPMSEGSNGRDHNPYGFSMVLAGGGVKGGVTYGETDEFGLRGISGKAHVHDLHATILHLMGMDHEKLTFRHNGRDERLTDTAGVVVKDILA; encoded by the coding sequence ATGACTCCAATTCCTCACGTACCCGCGTTCGCCTCCCGTCGGGACTTTCTGCGCCTCGCGGGGAGTGGCTTCGGGGCGGTCGCGCTGGCCGCCCTTGCGCGGGCCGAGGAGGAGCGGGCGGCCGGTCCTTTCGCGCCGAAGCCGAGCCATTTCCCGACCAAGGTGAAGTCCGTCATCTTCCTGTTCATGGAAGGCGGGCCGTCGCACATCGACCTGTTCGACCCCAAACCGGAGTTACAAAAACGGGCCGGTCAGCCGCTCCCGGCCAGCTTCGGCAAAGTGCTGACGCCGATGGGCACGGGCGGGAACAAGCTGCTCGCCACCAAGCGCAAGTGGGCCAAGCACGGTAAGTCCGGCCTCGACGTCTCCGACTGGTTGCCGAAGATGGCCACCCACGCGGACGACCTCTGCGTCCTCCGCGCGTGCTGGGCGGACGGGTTGAACCACGTCGGCTCCGTCTGCCAGATGAACACCGGCTCGGTCCTCGCCGGCCGCCCCAGCCTCGGATCGTGGGCGCTGTACGGGCTCGGGACCGTGAACCAGAACCTGCCGGGCTACGTCGTCCTCACGGACGGGACGGCGGAAGTCTCGGGCGGCGCACGGAACTGGAGTACCGGGTACATGCCCGCGACCTACCAGGGGACGCAGTTCCGGTCCGGCTCAAATCCCGTGCTGAACCTGACCACGCCGGCCGACGTCGGCGCGGACCGGCAGCGGGAGAAACTCGGACTAATCGCCAAGCTCAACAACATCCACCGCCGCTCCCGCGCGGACGATTCGCAACTCGACGCCCGGCAATCGGCCTACGAACTCGCCTTCCGCATGCAGGCGACGGCGCCGGAAGCCGTCGATTTGTCCAAGGAAGACGAGAAGACGAAGGAGAGTTACGGGCTGAACGCCAAGGAAACCGCCGAGTTCGGCCACCGCTGCCTACTCGCCCGGCGGCTGGTCGAGCGGGGCGTGCGGTTCGTCCAGGTCTACTGCGGCGCCGGTAGCGCGTGGGACGCCCACGGCGACATCGAGGGCAACCACACCCGCATGTGCCGCCGGGCCGACCATCCCACGGCCGCCCTCCTTGCGGATCTCAAGCAGCGCGGGCTGCTCGACTCGACGCTCGTGATCTGGGGCGGCGAGTTCGGCCGCACGCCGATGAGCGAAGGCAGCAACGGCCGCGACCACAACCCGTACGGCTTCTCGATGGTCCTGGCCGGCGGTGGTGTGAAGGGTGGGGTCACTTACGGCGAGACAGACGAGTTCGGCCTCCGCGGCATCTCCGGCAAGGCCCACGTCCACGACCTCCACGCGACGATCCTGCACCTGATGGGCATGGACCATGAAAAGCTCACCTTCCGTCACAACGGCCGCGACGAACGCCTGACCGACACCGCCGGCGTCGTGGTGAAAGACATCCTGGCGTGA